Proteins from one Bacteroides zhangwenhongii genomic window:
- a CDS encoding endonuclease/exonuclease/phosphatase family protein, with the protein MEHIGKIVAYLILAINAFFVGTLILSAYSPYLSPKVNPLVSCLGLAFPIFLIINLFFLFLWVFVNYRYALLPVIGFLICFPQIRTYIPFNSTTRTIPEGSIKVLSYNVMSFSNLKKKDGKNPILSYLKNSNADIICLQEYNTAGNKKFVTEQDVKKALKAYPYQSIRQQRKGDVQLACFSKFPILSSQLIEYKSDYNGSMKYVLNVNNDTITLINNHLESNKLTKEDRGIYEDMIKDPNAKKVKTGLRQLIRKLGEASAIRASQADSVARIITESHYPTMIVCGDFNDGSISYTHRVLTQELDDAFTQSGKGLGISYNQNKFYFRIDNILISPDLKAYNCTVDRSIKASDHYPIWCYISKR; encoded by the coding sequence ATGGAACACATTGGCAAAATTGTCGCATATCTGATACTGGCTATCAACGCATTCTTCGTGGGAACGCTGATATTAAGCGCTTATAGCCCCTATCTCAGCCCCAAAGTCAATCCGTTAGTTTCCTGTCTCGGACTTGCATTTCCAATATTCCTGATTATCAATCTATTTTTCCTGTTTCTTTGGGTATTTGTCAATTACAGATATGCACTACTACCCGTCATCGGTTTTCTGATTTGCTTTCCGCAAATACGGACTTATATTCCTTTCAACTCTACTACCCGGACAATACCGGAAGGAAGTATCAAAGTTCTGTCTTACAATGTAATGAGCTTTAGTAATCTGAAGAAGAAAGATGGGAAGAATCCGATTTTATCTTATCTGAAAAACAGCAATGCAGACATTATCTGCCTGCAAGAATACAACACAGCCGGCAATAAGAAGTTCGTAACGGAGCAGGATGTAAAGAAAGCGTTAAAAGCGTATCCCTATCAATCCATTCGCCAACAAAGGAAAGGAGATGTGCAGCTTGCCTGTTTCTCCAAATTCCCGATACTCTCGTCACAACTTATTGAGTATAAAAGTGATTATAACGGTTCTATGAAATATGTGCTGAATGTAAATAATGACACTATTACATTAATCAACAATCACTTGGAATCCAACAAGCTCACCAAAGAAGACAGAGGGATCTATGAAGATATGATAAAAGATCCGAATGCTAAAAAAGTAAAGACCGGACTCCGCCAACTAATTCGAAAACTAGGGGAAGCATCGGCTATCCGTGCCTCTCAAGCAGATTCCGTAGCGAGAATTATTACAGAAAGCCATTATCCTACAATGATTGTATGTGGAGATTTCAACGACGGTTCTATTTCGTATACCCACCGGGTTCTCACTCAAGAACTGGATGACGCTTTCACACAGTCCGGTAAAGGATTGGGAATCTCCTATAACCAGAACAAGTTCTACTTCCGAATCGACAATATCCTGATTAGTCCCGACCTGAAAGCCTATAATTGCACTGTAGACCGTTCTATTAAGGCTTCGGACCACTATCCGATTTGGTGTTATATCAGCAAACGATAA
- a CDS encoding rhomboid family protein produces the protein MGHIIADLKETFRRGNIFIQLIYINVGIFVIGTLIHVFLRLFEVNTPDIFNIFALPASFVGFIHQPWSLFTYMFMHAGILHILFNMLWLYWFGSLFLYFFSAKHLRGLYILGSICGGLLYMVAYNVFPLFSSQVPGATLVGASASVLAIVAATAYREPNYRVQLLLFGAVRLKYLALVVIGIDVLSITSSNAGGHIAHLGGALAGLWFAASLSKGIDLTFWINWILDGFISLFQKKTWERKPKMKVHYGSNATERRKDYDYNAHKKAQSDEVDRILEKLKKSGYDSLTTEEKKSLFDASKR, from the coding sequence ATGGGACATATTATAGCTGATTTGAAGGAAACATTCAGAAGAGGAAACATTTTTATCCAACTGATTTATATCAATGTCGGTATCTTTGTGATCGGCACATTGATTCATGTTTTTCTACGACTGTTTGAAGTCAACACTCCCGATATATTCAACATATTCGCTTTACCGGCCTCTTTTGTCGGGTTTATCCATCAACCGTGGTCGTTGTTTACCTATATGTTTATGCATGCCGGCATTCTGCACATTCTATTCAATATGCTTTGGCTATACTGGTTCGGGAGTTTATTCCTTTATTTTTTCTCGGCAAAGCATTTAAGAGGGCTATATATATTGGGAAGTATCTGCGGAGGTTTGCTTTATATGGTCGCCTACAACGTATTTCCTTTATTCAGTTCACAAGTACCCGGAGCAACGTTAGTCGGGGCTTCCGCTTCCGTACTGGCTATCGTAGCGGCTACAGCCTATCGTGAGCCCAACTATAGGGTGCAACTTCTTCTTTTCGGTGCTGTCCGTCTTAAATATCTCGCACTGGTCGTTATCGGAATTGACGTACTGTCCATTACCTCAAGTAATGCCGGAGGACACATTGCCCACCTAGGAGGTGCTCTTGCCGGGCTCTGGTTTGCAGCCAGTCTGAGTAAGGGAATTGACTTAACTTTCTGGATAAATTGGATTCTGGATGGTTTCATCTCTCTTTTCCAAAAGAAAACATGGGAACGCAAACCTAAAATGAAAGTACACTATGGCAGCAATGCTACCGAACGACGGAAAGATTATGATTATAATGCCCATAAAAAAGCACAATCTGACGAAGTGGACCGTATTCTGGAAAAGCTGAAAAAATCCGGTTACGACAGTCTGACGACAGAAGAAAAGAAAAGCTTGTTTGACGCAAGCAAAAGATAA
- a CDS encoding M3 family metallopeptidase: MMIKKTLTLLAVSCMMYSCATKTESNPFFAEFQTEYGVPSFDKIKLEHYEPAFLKGIEEQNQNIEAIIESPEIPTFENTIVALDNSAPILDRVSAIFFNMTDAETTDSLTALSIKLAPVLSEHEDNISLNKKLFKRVNDVYQQKDSLNLTTEQKRLLDKTYKQFVRSGANLSAEKQTRLREINKELSTLGITFSNNVLNENNAYQLFVEKEEDLAGLPEWFRQSAAEEAKAAGQPDKWLFTLHNASRLPFLQYAENRPLREQIYKAYINRGNNNNENDNKENIRKIVSLRLEKAKLLGFDCYANFVLDETMAKNATNVMDLLNNLWSYALPKAKEEAAELQKLMDKEGKGEKLEAWDWWYYTEKLRKEKYNLSEEETKPYFKLENVREGAFAVANKLYGITFNKLTGIPTYHPDVEVFEVKDADGSQLGIFYVDYFPRAGKSGGAWMSNYREQQGATRPLVCNVCSFTKPVGDTPSLLTMDEVETLFHEFGHALHGLLTKCEYKGTSGTNVVRDFVELPSQINEHWATEPEVLKMYAKHYQTGEAIPDEIIEKILQQKTFNQGFMTTELLAAAILDMNLHTVTDVNNMDILSFEKEAMDKLNLIPEIAPRYRVTYFNHIIGGYAAGYYSYLWANVLDNDAFEAFKEHGIFDKTTADLFRHNVLEKGDSEDPMVLYKNFRGAEPSLEPLLKNRGMK, translated from the coding sequence ATGATGATTAAAAAGACATTAACCCTTTTAGCAGTAAGTTGTATGATGTACTCCTGTGCTACAAAAACAGAAAGTAATCCTTTCTTTGCAGAGTTCCAAACCGAGTATGGCGTTCCTTCCTTTGACAAAATCAAATTGGAACATTATGAGCCTGCCTTCCTGAAAGGTATCGAGGAACAAAATCAAAATATCGAAGCTATCATCGAAAGTCCGGAAATCCCTACATTCGAAAATACCATCGTGGCATTGGATAACAGTGCACCAATCCTGGATCGGGTAAGCGCTATTTTCTTCAATATGACAGATGCTGAAACGACCGACTCATTAACTGCGCTATCCATCAAGCTGGCTCCGGTTCTTTCGGAACATGAAGACAATATATCCTTGAATAAGAAACTTTTCAAGCGTGTAAACGATGTCTACCAACAAAAAGATTCCCTGAATCTGACCACAGAGCAGAAACGCCTGCTGGACAAGACCTACAAACAGTTTGTCCGTTCAGGCGCCAATCTTAGCGCAGAAAAACAGACACGTTTGCGTGAAATAAACAAAGAACTGTCCACACTCGGTATCACATTCAGCAATAATGTACTGAACGAGAATAATGCGTACCAGCTCTTCGTCGAGAAAGAAGAGGACTTAGCAGGATTGCCCGAATGGTTCCGTCAAAGTGCAGCTGAAGAAGCAAAAGCAGCCGGGCAACCGGACAAATGGTTATTTACCCTGCATAACGCCAGCCGTCTGCCATTCCTGCAATATGCTGAGAATCGCCCGCTTCGGGAACAAATATACAAAGCGTATATCAATCGGGGAAATAATAACAATGAGAACGACAACAAAGAGAACATCCGCAAAATCGTTTCTCTCCGTCTGGAAAAAGCTAAATTGTTAGGTTTCGACTGTTACGCAAATTTCGTGTTGGATGAGACGATGGCTAAAAACGCGACGAACGTAATGGATCTTTTGAACAATCTTTGGAGCTATGCACTGCCTAAAGCCAAAGAAGAGGCTGCCGAGCTTCAAAAGCTGATGGACAAGGAAGGTAAAGGCGAAAAGTTGGAGGCATGGGACTGGTGGTACTATACCGAAAAGCTACGAAAAGAGAAATATAATCTGTCCGAAGAGGAGACAAAGCCCTATTTTAAATTGGAAAATGTACGTGAAGGTGCTTTTGCCGTAGCCAACAAGCTATATGGTATCACTTTCAACAAGCTGACAGGAATTCCGACCTATCATCCGGATGTTGAGGTGTTTGAAGTGAAAGACGCTGACGGCTCTCAACTCGGTATTTTCTATGTGGACTATTTTCCACGTGCCGGAAAAAGCGGAGGTGCCTGGATGAGTAATTACCGTGAGCAGCAAGGAGCAACCCGTCCGTTAGTGTGCAACGTTTGCAGTTTCACCAAACCGGTAGGCGATACTCCATCACTATTGACAATGGATGAAGTAGAAACCTTGTTCCACGAATTTGGACATGCCCTACACGGCTTACTGACAAAATGTGAATACAAGGGAACATCCGGCACAAACGTAGTACGTGACTTTGTAGAACTCCCTTCTCAAATCAACGAACATTGGGCTACCGAACCAGAGGTACTGAAAATGTATGCCAAACATTATCAGACCGGAGAAGCAATCCCCGATGAAATCATCGAAAAGATACTGCAACAGAAGACTTTCAATCAAGGATTCATGACTACCGAATTGCTGGCAGCCGCTATCCTCGACATGAACCTGCACACAGTGACAGATGTAAACAATATGGATATACTTTCATTCGAGAAAGAAGCGATGGACAAACTCAATCTGATCCCTGAGATAGCACCACGTTACCGCGTTACTTACTTCAATCATATCATCGGTGGATACGCTGCCGGATATTACAGTTATCTGTGGGCCAACGTATTGGACAACGATGCTTTTGAAGCTTTCAAAGAACACGGAATTTTTGATAAAACCACCGCAGACCTGTTCCGCCACAATGTTTTGGAAAAAGGAGACAGTGAAGATCCGATGGTACTTTATAAAAATTTCCGAGGAGCAGAGCCTAGTCTGGAACCATTGCTGAAAAACAGGGGAATGAAATAA
- a CDS encoding rhomboid family intramembrane serine protease, with product MPTVTKNLIIINVLMFFGTFVAQRYGVDLTNYLGLHFFLASDFNPAQLITYMFMHGGFSHIFFNMFAVFMFGPILEQTWGPRRFLFYYILCGIGAGVIQEGVQYIQYATELSQYSQVNIGTGIIPMEEYLNMMTTVGASGAVYAILLAFGMLFPDNRLFIFPLPFPIKAKFFVIGYAAIELWSGLANNIGDNVAHFAHLGGMLFGLILILYWRKKSNNNGTYYS from the coding sequence ATGCCAACTGTAACTAAAAACCTGATAATTATCAATGTACTAATGTTTTTCGGTACATTCGTAGCACAACGCTATGGAGTAGATCTGACTAATTATCTGGGATTACATTTTTTCCTCGCAAGTGACTTCAATCCGGCGCAGCTTATTACTTATATGTTCATGCATGGCGGATTCAGCCATATTTTCTTTAATATGTTCGCCGTTTTCATGTTCGGTCCGATTCTCGAACAAACATGGGGACCCAGACGTTTTCTGTTCTATTATATCCTTTGTGGTATCGGTGCGGGAGTTATCCAAGAAGGAGTACAATATATTCAATATGCAACAGAACTCAGCCAATATTCACAAGTAAATATAGGTACCGGTATTATTCCCATGGAAGAGTATCTGAACATGATGACTACCGTAGGTGCTTCAGGAGCTGTCTATGCCATATTGCTGGCATTCGGTATGCTGTTTCCCGATAATCGGTTGTTTATCTTCCCGCTACCTTTTCCGATCAAAGCCAAATTTTTCGTAATCGGATATGCCGCAATTGAGTTATGGTCAGGACTTGCCAACAACATAGGAGACAACGTCGCCCACTTCGCCCATTTAGGCGGAATGTTGTTCGGTCTGATACTGATTTTGTATTGGAGAAAAAAAAGTAATAACAATGGGACATATTATAGCTGA
- a CDS encoding exo-beta-1,4-galactosidase, with protein MIIKRIKQFFIGASCLCATVTNAQNTETLYLSGTGLGNTVTWDFYCSEGMNSGKWSKIEVPSQWELQGFGEYTFGRFYLVKGAKPSDETGLYRYKFKVPADWKDKQVSIVFEGVMTDTEVKINNKLAGDIHQGGFISFNYDITDKLKFGKSNELEVKVWKESANKSVNAAERRADWWLFGGIYRPVYLKAIPKIHIERIAVNATADGKLSTEVHMNNLPKGYSLATSLTPVGENKSIGRQTTTLDSGNVQTISTDWEGIRTWDCEHPNLYLLRLELLDNQKRLVHIHEERIGFRTVEFRPKDGIYINGTKVVMKGVNRHSFHPDGGRTTNKEISLQDALLIKEMNMNAVRSHYPPDKHFLDVCDSLGIFYLEEFPGWHGRYDEKVGEKLLKEMMAHDVNHPCIFLWSNGNEGGWNKKLDTRFADYDPQKRHVIHPWADFNQLDTHHYPAYQTGTARLANGYNVFMPTEFLHGQYDKGLGAGLEDYWSNYTSNPLFAGGFLWTFMDEAVARSDKGGILDSDGPNGPDGIVGPRREKEGSFYTVREVWAPIQFKNMFITPSFKGEFAVSNTYLFTNLKECSMRYRLYATPSPLKGGQRSLLNEGTVSLPPIDPGETGKARMKLPDNFFQGDVLELEAYDRNGKSICTWTWPVKYADEYFKSQRTQSTPAKPAEIRKENEDIILSANGISVTFSGKDGALTKVKCNGQVIPLNNGPLPVGIKADFKKGESHMEGKDALFVVKYTGAIDSIVWRMTADGLLGMDARMLNRGNGGGYKGEFFDKNIYYLGLSFSFPEKEVKGMRWMGRGPYRVWKNRIKGTNYNIWEKEYNNTITGESFEKLIYPEFKGYHGNLYWATLQSDKAPFTVYSETDGLYFRVFTPEEPIHRRDGENSMHSFPEGDLSFLYDIPAIRSFKSIAEHGPKSQPSSIRIKSGDDGLRMKLWFDFRH; from the coding sequence ATGATAATAAAAAGAATAAAACAATTTTTTATCGGAGCCAGTTGCTTATGTGCGACTGTGACAAACGCGCAGAACACAGAAACACTATACTTGTCCGGCACCGGACTGGGAAACACCGTGACTTGGGATTTTTATTGTTCCGAAGGCATGAACAGTGGTAAATGGAGTAAGATAGAAGTTCCTTCACAGTGGGAACTGCAAGGTTTCGGGGAATATACATTCGGCCGTTTCTATCTGGTAAAGGGAGCCAAGCCAAGTGATGAAACGGGGCTCTACCGTTATAAATTCAAAGTTCCCGCTGACTGGAAAGATAAGCAGGTCAGCATTGTTTTCGAAGGAGTAATGACTGATACGGAAGTGAAGATTAACAACAAACTTGCGGGAGATATTCATCAAGGCGGTTTCATCAGTTTTAATTATGACATTACCGACAAACTCAAGTTCGGTAAAAGTAATGAACTGGAAGTAAAAGTATGGAAAGAGTCTGCCAATAAATCGGTGAATGCGGCGGAACGCCGGGCCGATTGGTGGCTGTTCGGTGGTATCTACCGTCCGGTTTATCTGAAAGCCATACCTAAGATACATATCGAACGTATTGCCGTGAATGCAACAGCCGATGGCAAGTTATCAACAGAAGTTCATATGAATAATCTACCAAAGGGGTATTCTCTGGCAACTTCACTGACTCCGGTAGGAGAAAACAAGTCCATCGGAAGGCAAACAACTACTTTGGATAGCGGGAATGTACAAACCATCTCGACTGACTGGGAAGGTATCCGCACCTGGGATTGTGAACATCCCAACCTTTATCTGCTCCGATTGGAACTGCTCGACAATCAAAAAAGACTTGTACATATACACGAAGAACGAATCGGATTCCGTACCGTTGAGTTCCGCCCTAAAGACGGGATTTATATCAATGGAACAAAAGTAGTAATGAAAGGCGTCAACCGTCATAGTTTCCATCCCGATGGAGGACGTACAACAAACAAAGAAATCAGCCTGCAAGATGCACTGCTAATCAAAGAGATGAATATGAACGCGGTCCGCTCACATTATCCACCTGACAAGCATTTCTTGGATGTATGCGACTCTTTGGGAATCTTCTACCTGGAAGAGTTTCCCGGTTGGCATGGAAGATATGATGAGAAAGTGGGAGAGAAACTACTAAAAGAGATGATGGCTCATGACGTGAACCATCCCTGCATCTTCTTATGGAGCAACGGCAATGAAGGAGGATGGAATAAGAAACTGGATACCCGTTTTGCCGATTATGACCCACAAAAGCGGCATGTAATTCATCCGTGGGCAGATTTCAACCAACTGGACACTCATCATTACCCTGCATACCAAACGGGAACGGCACGTCTCGCCAATGGATACAACGTTTTCATGCCGACAGAGTTCCTGCATGGACAGTATGACAAAGGACTGGGCGCGGGGTTGGAAGATTATTGGAGCAATTATACTTCCAATCCGTTATTTGCCGGTGGTTTCTTATGGACTTTTATGGATGAAGCCGTTGCACGTAGTGACAAGGGAGGAATTCTCGACTCAGACGGGCCGAACGGTCCTGATGGTATTGTAGGTCCCAGAAGGGAAAAAGAAGGTAGCTTCTACACAGTCCGCGAAGTATGGGCTCCCATTCAATTCAAAAATATGTTTATCACCCCTTCTTTCAAAGGAGAATTTGCGGTAAGTAATACTTATCTGTTCACCAATTTGAAAGAATGTAGCATGAGATACCGCCTGTATGCTACTCCTTCTCCACTAAAGGGAGGTCAGCGTTCATTACTGAATGAAGGGACGGTCAGCCTACCGCCTATTGATCCGGGAGAAACAGGGAAAGCACGCATGAAACTACCGGATAATTTTTTTCAAGGTGATGTATTGGAACTGGAAGCTTACGATAGAAACGGGAAGTCTATTTGCACCTGGACATGGCCGGTGAAATATGCCGATGAATATTTTAAAAGCCAACGTACACAAAGCACCCCTGCAAAACCTGCAGAAATTAGAAAAGAAAATGAAGATATCATTCTTTCCGCAAACGGAATTTCAGTAACCTTCAGCGGTAAAGACGGAGCATTGACTAAGGTAAAATGCAATGGTCAAGTCATTCCATTAAATAACGGTCCGTTACCCGTAGGCATAAAAGCCGATTTCAAAAAAGGAGAGTCCCACATGGAAGGTAAAGATGCACTTTTCGTTGTTAAATATACAGGGGCCATTGATTCCATCGTCTGGCGTATGACAGCAGACGGTTTACTAGGCATGGATGCTCGTATGTTGAATCGTGGTAACGGAGGTGGATACAAAGGAGAATTCTTTGATAAAAACATCTATTATTTGGGACTCAGTTTTTCATTTCCGGAAAAAGAAGTAAAAGGAATGCGCTGGATGGGACGCGGTCCGTATCGTGTCTGGAAAAACCGGATTAAAGGAACTAATTACAATATATGGGAGAAAGAATATAACAATACCATTACCGGAGAAAGTTTCGAGAAACTAATATATCCTGAATTTAAAGGATATCATGGCAATCTATATTGGGCAACCCTACAATCGGATAAAGCACCTTTCACCGTTTATTCGGAAACAGACGGGCTATATTTCCGGGTATTCACTCCGGAAGAACCGATACATCGAAGAGATGGGGAAAACAGTATGCATAGTTTTCCGGAAGGCGATCTTTCCTTCCTTTATGATATTCCCGCCATACGTTCTTTCAAATCAATAGCAGAACATGGTCCGAAAAGTCAGCCGAGCAGCATTCGCATCAAATCGGGAGACGACGGATTACGCATGAAACTTTGGTTTGATTTCCGTCACTAA
- a CDS encoding HU family DNA-binding protein, translated as MNKSDLINAMAAEAQMSKADAKKALDAFVTSVTNAMKAGEKVSLVGFGTFSVSERAERTGINPSTKATITIPAKKVAKFKAGAELSAAVE; from the coding sequence ATGAATAAGTCTGATCTTATTAATGCAATGGCTGCCGAAGCTCAAATGAGCAAAGCCGATGCAAAAAAGGCACTTGATGCTTTCGTCACTTCAGTTACTAATGCCATGAAAGCCGGTGAGAAAGTATCTCTCGTTGGTTTTGGAACTTTCTCTGTAAGCGAAAGAGCTGAAAGAACAGGTATTAACCCTTCTACAAAAGCAACTATTACTATTCCCGCTAAGAAAGTAGCTAAATTTAAAGCCGGTGCTGAATTATCCGCAGCTGTTGAATAA
- a CDS encoding glycosyl hydrolase 115 family protein, with amino-acid sequence MLLRSFLLIIVFVCSQIVRSNDFVWYNGKQAISYAMPQSTAPVVKIAIDMFTEDMKQVTGLSPKQSPASQATIRIIQLDKADKKQQKELRGLNIPIDEIAAKKDGFYMAVAGSSTGKQLFVIGSDGRGTAYGILELSRLAGVSPWVWWGDVTPGKQNRLAVADTFQTFQSPSVEYRGIFLNDEDWSLQPWSWKTFEPSNIKGRIGARTYKEIFKLLLRLRANAIWPGMHGITTPFYFVPGAKEVADSCGIAIGTSHCEPLMRNNVGEWSVKRRGAYNYITNRDSVQAYWIERLKEAGKYENMYTIGMRGIHDGHMEGVKTMDEKVSALQQVINDQRKLLAKYTNPDVTKVPQVFVPYKEVLQIMENGLQVPEDVTLMWCDDNYGYMTRLSDEEQQKRSGGGGVYYHLSYWGRPHDYMWLCTTQPGLIYNEMKQAYDHNARRIWIVNVHDLKPSAYNLELFLDMAWDINSVGPSTLNAHQEKWLCREFGEQAGKKLFPAMHEFYRLCGIRKPEHMGWTQVELDKRKYPRGRSQVIDTEFSLTEFGGELDRYLDSYEAIKKTVTEAEALIAPERKDAFFSHIKYQVFAAAAMSTKMLEAQRARSYSTGQCDESLWGRDKAMLSACARSTKAYQEIKELTDYYNNEMANGKWKHSMCFYPRDLYVFYPPTLPIGLTDKEVDKYLAEGPKKTSSRKVKTDKCISYNACNYTQASEGATPIQALGHSMNAVALPKGGSLTFEFDCPWEGEALLRTAVIPTQPNDKGDIRFSVSIDGGKPQVLSFREKGRTETWKRNVLRGQAVKETKHSLKKGKHTLTIKALDKHVVIDQWMLDFKPNRKFYVFPIEGNK; translated from the coding sequence ATGCTTTTACGTTCTTTCTTACTAATCATCGTTTTCGTATGTAGTCAGATTGTACGCAGTAACGACTTCGTTTGGTACAATGGAAAACAGGCTATATCATACGCCATGCCCCAGTCTACCGCCCCAGTTGTAAAAATAGCTATTGACATGTTCACGGAGGACATGAAACAGGTGACAGGTTTATCACCCAAACAAAGTCCTGCATCCCAAGCAACAATCCGCATTATACAGTTGGACAAAGCGGATAAAAAACAACAGAAGGAATTACGCGGACTAAATATCCCCATTGATGAAATTGCCGCTAAAAAGGACGGTTTTTATATGGCAGTGGCCGGAAGCTCTACGGGAAAACAGCTTTTTGTTATAGGTAGCGACGGCAGAGGAACTGCTTATGGAATATTGGAATTGTCACGTCTGGCAGGCGTATCACCTTGGGTATGGTGGGGAGATGTCACTCCGGGAAAGCAGAACCGGCTCGCTGTAGCCGATACGTTTCAGACTTTTCAGAGTCCGTCTGTCGAATATCGCGGCATTTTCCTGAATGATGAAGACTGGTCTTTACAACCCTGGAGTTGGAAAACGTTCGAACCTTCCAACATCAAAGGACGTATCGGAGCCCGTACTTACAAAGAGATCTTCAAATTACTGTTGCGGTTGCGCGCCAATGCGATTTGGCCGGGTATGCATGGCATCACCACTCCTTTCTACTTCGTGCCCGGTGCAAAGGAAGTGGCCGACAGTTGCGGCATTGCTATCGGTACCTCGCATTGTGAACCTTTAATGCGCAACAATGTAGGAGAATGGAGTGTAAAACGACGTGGAGCCTACAATTACATTACCAATCGTGATTCCGTACAGGCTTACTGGATAGAACGGCTGAAAGAAGCCGGGAAATATGAGAATATGTATACGATCGGTATGCGAGGTATTCATGACGGACACATGGAGGGGGTAAAGACTATGGATGAAAAAGTCAGCGCTCTTCAGCAGGTCATTAACGACCAGCGTAAATTGTTGGCTAAATATACTAATCCGGACGTTACAAAAGTTCCGCAGGTGTTTGTTCCTTATAAAGAAGTATTGCAGATCATGGAAAACGGTTTGCAAGTCCCTGAGGATGTTACACTTATGTGGTGTGACGATAATTACGGATACATGACACGCCTCAGCGATGAAGAACAGCAAAAACGAAGCGGTGGTGGCGGTGTTTATTATCATCTAAGCTACTGGGGACGTCCACATGATTATATGTGGCTGTGCACCACTCAGCCGGGACTTATCTATAATGAGATGAAGCAGGCATACGACCATAATGCCCGTCGTATATGGATAGTCAATGTGCACGATCTGAAACCGTCGGCTTATAATCTCGAACTGTTTCTGGATATGGCCTGGGACATCAATTCCGTAGGTCCTTCTACCTTAAACGCACACCAGGAAAAATGGCTCTGCCGGGAATTTGGCGAACAGGCCGGAAAGAAACTGTTCCCTGCCATGCATGAGTTCTACCGCTTATGTGGTATCCGTAAACCGGAACACATGGGATGGACACAAGTAGAATTAGATAAAAGAAAGTACCCCAGAGGGCGTTCACAAGTGATTGATACCGAATTCAGCCTGACTGAATTCGGCGGAGAGCTAGACCGTTATCTGGATTCGTACGAAGCAATCAAAAAGACTGTTACCGAAGCAGAAGCCCTGATTGCACCCGAACGAAAAGACGCTTTCTTCTCACATATCAAATATCAGGTATTTGCTGCCGCCGCCATGAGTACCAAAATGCTGGAAGCACAACGCGCCCGTTCCTACTCTACCGGACAGTGTGATGAATCTCTTTGGGGACGTGACAAGGCTATGTTATCAGCCTGTGCCAGAAGCACAAAAGCTTATCAGGAAATCAAGGAACTGACTGATTACTATAACAATGAGATGGCGAACGGTAAATGGAAACATTCCATGTGTTTCTACCCGCGGGATTTGTATGTGTTCTATCCGCCTACTCTTCCTATAGGATTGACCGATAAAGAAGTAGATAAATACTTGGCTGAAGGTCCAAAGAAAACATCTTCCCGCAAGGTTAAAACAGATAAATGTATCAGTTACAATGCTTGCAATTATACCCAAGCATCGGAAGGAGCTACGCCTATTCAAGCACTTGGACACAGTATGAACGCTGTTGCCCTGCCTAAAGGCGGCTCACTGACATTTGAATTTGACTGTCCGTGGGAAGGAGAGGCATTGTTACGTACTGCCGTCATACCGACCCAACCGAATGACAAAGGAGATATCCGCTTCAGTGTCAGCATAGACGGAGGAAAACCGCAGGTGCTTTCTTTCCGAGAAAAGGGACGTACGGAGACATGGAAACGTAATGTACTGCGTGGGCAAGCCGTCAAGGAGACTAAGCATTCACTTAAAAAAGGCAAGCACACGCTGACAATCAAAGCGTTGGACAAGCACGTCGTAATAGACCAATGGATGCTCGACTTTAAGCCGAACCGTAAATTTTATGTGTTCCCTATCGAAGGGAATAAATAA